One part of the Eulemur rufifrons isolate Redbay chromosome 16, OSU_ERuf_1, whole genome shotgun sequence genome encodes these proteins:
- the GPR19 gene encoding probable G-protein coupled receptor 19, with translation MVFAHKMDNSKPPLVIPTLLVPLQNHSCTETATPPPSRDLTELYEEHSWMSNRTDLQYGLKPGEVATASIFFGTLWLFSIFGNSLVCLVIHRSRRTQSTTNYFVVSMACADLLISVASMPFVLLQFTTGRWTLGSVMCKVVRYFQYLTPGVQIYVLLSICIDRFYTIVYPLSFKVSREKAKKMITASWICNAAFVTPVFFFYGSSWDSHCNYFLPSSWKGTTYTIVHFLVGFVIPSVLIILFYQKVIKYIWRIGTDGRTVRRTMNIVPRTKVKTIKMFLILNLLFLLSWLPFHVAQLWHPHEQEYKKSSLVFTAITWISFSSSASKPTLYSIYNANFRRGMKETFCMSSMKCYRSNAYTITTSSRMAKKNYVGISEIPPMAKTITKDSIYDSFDREAKEKKLAWPINSNPPNTFV, from the coding sequence atGGTTTTTGCTCACAAAATGGATAACAGCAAGCCACCTTTGGTTATTCCTACACTTCTGGTGCCCCTTCAAAACCACAGCTGCACTGAAACAGCCACACCTCCGCCAAGCCGTGACCTGACGGAATTGTATGAGGAGCACAGTTGGATGAGCAACCGAACAGACCTTCAGTATGGACTGAAACCTGGGGAAGTGGCCACAGCCAGCATTTTCTTTGGGACTCTGTGGTTGTTTTCTATCTTTGGCAATTCCCTGGTTTGTTTGGTCATCCATAGGAGTAGGAGGACTCAGTCCACCACCAACTACTTTGTGGTCTCCATGGCATGTGCTGATCTTCTCATCAGTGTCGCCAGCATGCCTTTCGTCCTGCTCCAGTTCACCACTGGAAGGTGGACACTTGGCAGTGTGATGTGCAAGGTCGTGAGATATTTTCAGTATCTCACTCCTGGTGTCCAAATCTATGTTCTTCTCTCCATCTGCATAGACCGGTTCTACACCATTGTCTATCCTCTGAGCTTCAAGGTGTCCAGAGAAAAAGCCAAGAAGATGATCACAGCATCATGGATCTGTAATGCAGCCTTTGTGACCCCCGTGTTCTTTTTCTATGGCTCCAGCTGGGACAGTCATTGTAattatttcctcccttcctcttggAAGGGAACCACCTATACCATCGTCCACTTCTTGGTGGGCTTTGTGATTCCATCTGTCCTCATAATCTTATTTTACCAAAAGGTCATAAAGTATATTTGGAGAATAGGCACTGATGGCCGAACAGTGAGGAGGACAATGAACATTGTCCCAAGGACAAAAGTGAAAACTATCAAGATGTTCCTCATTTTAAATCTATTGTTCTTACTCTCCTGGCTGCCTTTTCATGTAGCTCAGCTGTGGCACCCCCATGAACAAGAATATAAGAAAAGTTCCCTTGTTTTCACAGCTATCACATGGATATCCTTTAGTTCTTCAGCTTCTAAACCTACTCTGTATTCaatttataatgccaattttagGAGAGGGATGAAAGAGACTTTTTGCATGTCCTCAATGAAATGTTACCGAAGCAATGCCTATACTATCACAACCAGTTCAAGGATGGCCAAAAAAAACTATGTTGGCATTTCAGAAATCCCTCCCATGGCCAAAACTATAACCAAAGACTCAATCTATGATTCATTTGACAGAGAAGCCAAGGAAAAAAAGCTTGCTTGGCCCATTAACTCAAATCCACCAAATACTTTTGTCTAA